The genomic window ATGGCGCTCAATTATACTGGTCAATGCCTAATGTTCTCTATGTAGAAGGTTATGGACTTGACAAGTTTGCTGCTTCTGCTTGGGGTTTGCATCCAGTGCGGCAAAATCGGATTGGGTTAATTCTCGACAAGGGAATTGAACCAGAATTGCAAGTTAGACAACTCCAAGCCGCCGAAGCTGCTAGAGCAACTTTAGGACTATCTCTAACGGATTACGTGATTACCGATACTCCTTTAAATGTAGAATTACGTACCTCAGCATCGGGGGCAAGTTGGGGAACTATAGAAAATCCCGATAGTTTGTTACGAGCGGCGCAAAAATTAATTGATATAGGGGCAAATGCGATCGCAGTTGTAGCCCGTTTCCCCGATGATATCGATAGCACCGCTCTAGAACAGTATCGTCACGGGCAAGGAGTAGATCCTTTAGCGGGGGCGGAAGCCGTTATTAGTCACTTAATAGTTAAAACCTTTAAAATCCCTTGCGCTCACGCTCCAGCCTTATTACCACTGCCCATCGACCCCAATATATCACCGCGATCGGCGGCGGAAGAATTAGGTTATACCTTTTTGCCCAGCGTGCTTGTCGGTTTAAGTCGCGCTCCTAGATTTACAAGCGATCGGCGCGATATTTGGGCAAAGGAAGTTGATGCTGTCATCGTACCTGCAACCGCCTGTGGTGGCAGCGCTATTTTAAGCTTAAGCAATAGCACTGCTCAAATAATTACCGTGAGCGACAATCATACTAAAATGCTCGTTCCTCCAGCACCTCTGGGGATTAAAGCAATTCAAGTAAACTCTTATTTAGAAGCCGTTGGAGTGCTAGTAGCTCATAAAGCAGGCGTAGATTTAGCTAGTTTTAGCCCCACTATTTCACCTTTAAACTGTTTATTAACTATGTAAAAAATTAACTTTAAGTTGTACTTCCCCTTGATTCCATCTTAGATACTAAATATTAAGCCCAGTTTGCCAAAAATAGCGGCAGTTTAAAAAATGTCTTCCATTACTCTAGAAGTTCTGCTCCTCTTACTGTTGATCCTTGCTAATGGCATATTTTCTATGTCGGAAATGGCGATCATCTCCTCCCGGAAGGTAAGGCTGCAAAACATGGCGAATCAAGGAAATAAAAAAGCAAGAGTTGCTCTAGATTTGGCTGAATCCCCCAATAAATTTTTGTCTACAGTCCAAGTAGGTATTACCTTAATCGGCATTTTGGCGGGTGCTTTTGGGGGTGCTACTATTTCCGAAAAATTAGCAGAAAATCTCAATCAAATTCCTTGGTTAGCACCCTATAGTCAAGGGTTATCTTTTGGGATTGTGGTTATGGTGATTACTTACCTATCCTTGATTGTGGGCGAACTTGTACCCAAACGCCTCGCTCTAAATAATCCCGAAGTGATCGCCGCTACTGTAGCAATGCCTATGAGAGCGATCGCCGCCTTTGCTTCCCCGGTTGTCCATCTACTCAGCGCCTCTACAGACTTAGTATTGCGAATAATAGGCATAGGCCCTTCCAGCGAACCCCAAGTAACGGAAGAAGAAATCAAAGTATTGATCGAGCAAGGTACAGAAGCAGGGATGTTTGAAGAAGCCGAACAAGACATGGTAGAACGAGTATTTAGATTAGGCGATCGCCCCGTTAGTGCTTTAATGACACCGCGCCCCGATATCGTTTGGCTAGACTTGGAAGACACCAGCGAAGAAAACCGCAAAAAGATGATGGATAGCGCCAATTCTCGCTTTCCCGTTTGCCAAGGTGGTTTGGACAATGTTTTAGGAATTATGCCTGTCACCGACTTATTAGCTCGTAGTTTGTCCGGGGAAGCACTAGATTTAACAGTCTCTTTACGTCAACCTGTATTTGTCCCCGAAAGCACTCGCGGCTTAAAAGTGCTGGAGTTATTTAAACAAACAGGTACTCATATGGCGCTAGTAGTCGATGAATACGGCGTAATTCAAGGCTTAGTGACTTTAAATGATATTTTAGTAGAAATTGTCGGCGATGTGCCTTCCGCCGACGAATTAGACGATCCTCAAGCTGTGCAACGAGAAGATGGATCTTGGCTATTGGATGGAATGTTAAGTGTTGATGAATTTTTTAAAATCTTTGCTGTACAAGACTTTCAAGGGGAACATCGTGGTAGCTATCAAACCCTAGGTGGCTTTGTAATTACCCATTTAGGACGCATCCCCAACGCCGCCGATCATTTTGAATGGGATGGAATGCGGTTTGAGGTGATGGATATGGATGGCAATCGCGTTGATAAGGTTTTGGTAGTCCCAGCCGAAAAACCCTCTATGCAATCATCGGATTAAAGGGTTATTTGCAACTTAACTTCACATTTTTTTCAGTAAAGATACTGTGTTACTTTAGCTGTCTGTACTGCTATTAATTAGTTATACCCGAACAGCAATAAATTATTTCTTCGAGGCGCTGGCTTTAATTAAAAAGAAATAATCTAGAGTTTGACAATTTTTATAATTTTTTTCCCTTGTCCAATTTAAACCTAGTTAAAACTAACTAATCATTATGAGTACTACAATTTCTAATTTTAATGAAACCGCTAATCAGTCTACAGATCCTGATATTTGGTTAGTTAAAGGTAACGACCTAGCGAACTTGGGCGATTACGAAGAAGCTCTGAGCAGTTTTAACAAAGTAGTAGCAATTCAACCGCAAAACACTACCGCTTGGGTACAGAGATCCGTAGTTTTAATCCATCTCAATCGTTACCTAGAAGCCGTTGATAGTTGCGATCGCGCTTTAGAAATTGATGACAGTGATCGACAAGCTTGGCTGTTTCGCGGTGCAGCATTAAATCATTTAGGTCGTTACAAAGAGTGTTATGCCAGCTACGATAAATCTTTAGGAATCGAGCAGCAAACCTTAAGACAAAAACTCAGCTTCAAACTTAAATCAATATGGCATAATTCCTCAGAAGTAAAAGCCCCTCAAATTAGCAATATTTCCCATCAAGTTTAAAAAGTTCTTTACCCCCAGCCCATGAGTATAAAAGCTTATTCCTTTCCCGATTGGGAAAGGAATATTAGTATAGGAAAGACAAACTCACTAAATTTTTTATTATTATTTGCTTAAGGTGTGTATTCTCCGATCAAACTGGGCAAACTATAAGTACACATCGTCAAAACCAAAAAACCGTGTTAGAGAGTGAAAAAGAACAAGTCAAACACTTACTAGCGATCGAAGACAACCGAGGTAAACGCACAATTAGTCTAGAAAGTGCTAACTATTCAATTGGTCGTAATCCTACTAATTCTATAGTGCTACACTCCCAGTTGGTATCGCGACAGCACGCTATTTTGGTGAGACTAACAGACCAAAGTCCGCACCTATTTCGGCTGATTGACGGCAATTTAAAAGGTGTACGCAGCACAAACGGCTTAAGAGTCAATGGTCAACATTGTTTTGAGCGCGAACTTAGCCATGAAGATGAAATTATTTTTGCCGATGACGTTAAAGCTTGGTACTACACAACGGTTGACTCCCTAGAAATAAGTCCAGAGAATAGAGAAAAAGAAGTGATAAAAGTAGCTTCAAGTACCCTAATTGGAGTAGAGCGAGAAATAGCAAACTACAGTGATGCGGCACTGCTAAAACTGGCAGCTTTTCCCGAACCCATTGCTAATCCAATTATTGAAATCGATCTAACAGGAAATATTACTTATATTAATCCCTCGGCACTGGCACAGTTTCCAGACCTTAGAGAAACTAAGCTGCAACACCCTTTGTTAGAAGAAATAGTCCCCATTGTCAAAAACGGTCAAGAAACTTTTTTTGTGCGAGAAGTAGAAATTGGCAGTAAGATATTTTCTCAATCAGTTCATTATGTTGCCGTTAGCGGTCTAATTAGAAACTATATTGTCGATATTACCGAGAGCAAGCATACCGAACTTGCCTTACGCGAAAGCGAAGCTAAAAATCGAGCTTTATTAAACGCAATTCCTGATTTGATGTTGCGGCTTGATAAAAATGGTAATTGTTTAAATTATTTGCCAGCAAAAACAGATACTGACCGCCCTAACGAGTGTGCAATTCTACCTCAAGAAATAATAAGTCAGAGGATGCACCATATAAATCGAGCTTTGCAAACAGGCGAAACTCAAATTTTTGAGTATCAACTCCAAGTCCAGGGTACTACGTGCCATCATGAAGTAAGAATCGTTGTTGACGGCGAAGACGAAGTTTTGGCAATTGTTCGCGATATTAGCTCCCGCGTTACGGCTGAAATCGAACTCAAACAAGCTAAAGACGAACTAGAACTTCGCGTTCAAGAACGTACCACAGAACTCCAAAAGGCTAACAATCGATTGCTTAGAGAGATCGTTACTCGCCACAGAGCCGAAGAAGAAGTACGTTTTCTCCAAACGATGACTCAATCTATTGGCGAATCGGCAAACTTTCACTCGGCTTTAGGTGTAGCACTGCGCTTAGTGTGCGACTTTACAGGTTGGGCGTTTGGAGAAGCCTGGATTCCTCATGGTGGCGCTCTTGAATGCAGTCCGGCTTGGTATAGAAATACCCAAAATCTCGATAAGTTTAGACTGGAGAGCGAAAACCTGACTTTTTTGTTAGGGGTAGGATTGCCAGGGCGGGTTTGGTCATCAAAGCAGCCGGAATTGATGCAAAGTGTTGTTAATGCTTCATACACCGATTTTTTGCGTAAAGCTTGCGCTTTAGAGGTTGGTTTTAAGTCTGGGTTAGGTATTCCAATTGTAGCAACGGATCGCGTTTTGGCGGTTTTGGTGTTTTTTATGTTTACCGCCGACGACGAAGACAAACACTTAGTCAAGCTTGTTTCTACCGTAGCAACCCAGTTGGGCGCATTAATCCAACGCAAGCAAGTAGAAGAAGCTTTATCCGATAGCGAGGAGCGTTTTCGGCTATTAGTAGAGGGCGGGAAAGATTACGCTATTTTTATGCTCGATATAGAAGGAAATATTATTAGCTGGAATACTGGAGCCGAGCGAATCACAGGTTATACGTCCGCAGAAATTTTAGGCAGGTCTTTTTATTGTTTTTATCCACCAGAAGATAGAGCTATAAACAAACCTGAATATCTGCTACACCTAGCTAAAGTAAATAGTCAAATCGAAGATGAAGGCTGGCGAATATGTAAAGATGGTTCGCAAATTTGGGTGGATGAGATTATCACCGCCCTGAAAGATCAAAATGGGCAACTACGAGGCTTTTCTAAAGTGGTACGCAATACTACAGAAAATCGGCGCAGTCAACAAGCCTTACAAGAGAGCGAACAGCGTTTGCAGGCAATACTCGACAACTCTACAGCCTTAATTTACGTTAAAGACCTCCAGGGAAGGTTCATTACCATTAATTCTTGGTTTGGAATTGTGTTCAATATCCACAGAGAAGAGATTAAAGGCAAAACTGACTATGATCTCTTTCCCAAAGAAATAGCTGATACCTACCGAGCAAACGAATTAAAAGTAATAGAAACTAAAAGCCCAATGGATTGGGAAGAAGTGGCTCCGCAAAGTGACGGATTGCATACTTATATTTCGATCAAGTTTCCCCTATTTGACGCGGTGGGAAAAATCTATGCCGTTTGTGGGATTTCTACCGATATTAGCGATCGCAAACGAGTAGAAGATGCTCTAAATTCAAGTTTAGCGACAAATAGAGCCTTGCTTAACGCTATCCCCGATTCAATGTTTCGCATTAGTTTTAAGGGAATTTTTGTTAATTTTAAAGCTGTAAAAAATAATCGTTTACCACTACCTACACAAGAATTTTTGGGCAAAAGTTTGTATGAGGTATTTCCTTATCAAGTAGCTAATCCGATGATGGATTGCGTACAGTTGGCTTTGACTACCAAAAATATGCAAATTCTTGAATATCAGTTGCTATTAGATGACAATCTTTTGGACTACGAGGCGCGAATTGCTGTTAGTGCAGAAAATGAAGTAATGGCGATTATTCGCGATATTACTGAGCGCAAGCACGTAGAAACAGATATTCGCCAGGCTTTAGAAAAGGAAAAAGAACTGGGCGAACTAAAATCGCGGTTTGTGACCATGGCTTCTCATGAATTTCGGACTCCTTTGGCGACAATTTTATCGTCTAGCGAGTTACTGGAATATTACAGTCATAAATGGAGCGACGATAAAAAACTCAAACACCAGCAGCGCATTCAATCTAGCGTTAAACATATGACAAGTTTGCTAGATGATGTGCTATTAATTGGCAAAGCTGAAGCTGGAAAACTAGAATTTCAACCAAGATTGCTAGACATTATCCAATTGAGCCGCGACTTGGTAGAAGAAGTCCAAGTTACAACCCAGACTCATACTATTAATTTTTGCCCTCAAACGCAATGGGATAGACTTGATGGACTGATAGATGAGAAGCTATTTCGGCACATTATTACTAATTTGCTCACAAATGCTGTGAAGTATTCACCGCAAGGCAAAGAAGTCGATTTTAATTTAGAGTGCGATCGCACAAGGGCAATTTTTTCGATTCAAGATGGGGGAATTGGGATTTCAATTGAAGACCAACAACAGTTGTTTGAGTCCTTTCATCGCGGCAGGAATGTGAGTAATATTCCTGGTACGGGCTTGGGACTTGCGATCGTTAAAAAGTCTGTGGATTTACACGGAGGCACAATTACCGCCGAAAGCCAATTAGAAGTTGGCACAAAGTTTACAGTTACACTGCCATTAAATCAATGAGTATAAACAAATGAAAAAAATTTTAGTAATTGAAGACGAACCCGCAGTAAGAGCAAATATTTTAGAATTGCTAGAAGCAGAAGATTTTGAGGCGGTAGGGGCAGAAAATGGGTTTATGGGTGCAATGTGGGCGCAAGAATACCTACCCGATTTAATTATTTGCGACGTAATGATGCCCGAAGTTGATGGTTATGAAGTTTTAGGGGCTTTGCGTCAAGTTCCAGAAACCGCAGCAATTCCGTTTATTTTTCTAACAGCGATGGTAGATAAAGCTGATATTCGTCACGGAATGGACTTAGGAGCGGATGACTATCTAACTAAACCATTTACAAGATCGGAGTTATTGGGAGCCATTACTTCACGGTTTAATAAACAAGCCGTTGTCATGCAGCAATTTCAAACCGAGCGCGAACGTGCGGAAAGTTTACAAAAAAAAGTGCTTGAACTTCAGCAGTCTGTGAGTAGCCAAGGAGAAATCTTACAGCAACTACAACAAGAAATGCGTAATACTGTACCAAAAATTACTATGGCTATTGGATTTCTTAAAAGCATACAACCTGGAGGGCAGCGCGATCGCTGCATACAAATTTTGCAACAATCTTGTCAATCGGAAATTGCTTTACTTAATCAACCTAATTTACAAAAGTTCCTAACTCCTGAAGACTTAATACTGCTACGCCAGTTGAATTTAATTAACCCAACTCCTCATTCACCTACTCATAGCTAACTTTGAATTAAATAAAATTTTGCTTTAATCAACAGATAATTTTTTTTAAAATAGCCCTGGACTAGCTTATTCTGGGGCTATCATTCTATACCTCCGCTAGTATCCGCGCTCTCATTTGTTCGACTAGCTGATGTAAATTACTTGTATTGAGGCGATAACTTAAAGGATGAGCAATTAGCCGTGCTGTACTAATAAATAACGTCTCAATTTCAATTAAGCCATTTTCTTGTAAAGTTCGCCCGGTGGAAACCAAGTCAACGATCGCTTCAGACATTCCAGTAATAGGCCCTAATTCCACTGAACCATAAAGCGGCACAATTTCTACAGGCAAATCTAGGCTATCAAAATAATCTTTGGCGCAGTTAACAAATTTAGATGCAACTCTACCATGAGGTGGCAATTCTAAAGCCGAGCGATACAAGCTTGATTGTCTCACCGCCACCGATAGCCGACAAAGCCCAAATTGCAAATCGATTAAGTTAGCAACTTGTGGTTGTTTTTCTTGCAAGACATCGTAACCGACAATACCTAGTTGCGCTTGACCGTATTCTACATATACTGGAACATCTTGCGCTCTAACAAGTAAAGCTTTAGCCGTCTGTGTGGGGTCAGAAATTTGTAATTGCCTATTAGTGGAATCGAGAAAAGCACTAAAATCTAGTCCCACTGATTGTAATAAACGGATGCTATCTTTTAAGAGTGAGCCTTTGGGCAATGCGACAGTAAGCATAATTAAGAATTAATATATTGAAGCTTCGGGCATAATAATAGCCCAAATGCGATCGCCTAAGTAATGCAAATACTGCTAGTTGATGATGAAGTTGAATTGACAGATCCTCTCTGTCGAGTGCTAAAGCGTGAAGGTTACAGTGTTGATGTAGCTTATGATGGCGCAGCCGGAAGCGATCTTGCCGCCAAAAGTGGGTACGATTTGCTGATTTTAGATTGGATGCTACCTCACAAAACCGGGTTAGAGATTTGCCAACAAGTACGAAAGGCGGGACAAGCTACCCCGG from Synechocystis sp. PCC 7509 includes these protein-coding regions:
- a CDS encoding DUF3326 domain-containing protein, yielding MNHPYTAILIIPTGIGAAIGGYAGDALPVARAIASVCDRLITHPNVLNGAQLYWSMPNVLYVEGYGLDKFAASAWGLHPVRQNRIGLILDKGIEPELQVRQLQAAEAARATLGLSLTDYVITDTPLNVELRTSASGASWGTIENPDSLLRAAQKLIDIGANAIAVVARFPDDIDSTALEQYRHGQGVDPLAGAEAVISHLIVKTFKIPCAHAPALLPLPIDPNISPRSAAEELGYTFLPSVLVGLSRAPRFTSDRRDIWAKEVDAVIVPATACGGSAILSLSNSTAQIITVSDNHTKMLVPPAPLGIKAIQVNSYLEAVGVLVAHKAGVDLASFSPTISPLNCLLTM
- a CDS encoding tetratricopeptide repeat protein, giving the protein MSTTISNFNETANQSTDPDIWLVKGNDLANLGDYEEALSSFNKVVAIQPQNTTAWVQRSVVLIHLNRYLEAVDSCDRALEIDDSDRQAWLFRGAALNHLGRYKECYASYDKSLGIEQQTLRQKLSFKLKSIWHNSSEVKAPQISNISHQV
- a CDS encoding PAS domain S-box protein codes for the protein MLESEKEQVKHLLAIEDNRGKRTISLESANYSIGRNPTNSIVLHSQLVSRQHAILVRLTDQSPHLFRLIDGNLKGVRSTNGLRVNGQHCFERELSHEDEIIFADDVKAWYYTTVDSLEISPENREKEVIKVASSTLIGVEREIANYSDAALLKLAAFPEPIANPIIEIDLTGNITYINPSALAQFPDLRETKLQHPLLEEIVPIVKNGQETFFVREVEIGSKIFSQSVHYVAVSGLIRNYIVDITESKHTELALRESEAKNRALLNAIPDLMLRLDKNGNCLNYLPAKTDTDRPNECAILPQEIISQRMHHINRALQTGETQIFEYQLQVQGTTCHHEVRIVVDGEDEVLAIVRDISSRVTAEIELKQAKDELELRVQERTTELQKANNRLLREIVTRHRAEEEVRFLQTMTQSIGESANFHSALGVALRLVCDFTGWAFGEAWIPHGGALECSPAWYRNTQNLDKFRLESENLTFLLGVGLPGRVWSSKQPELMQSVVNASYTDFLRKACALEVGFKSGLGIPIVATDRVLAVLVFFMFTADDEDKHLVKLVSTVATQLGALIQRKQVEEALSDSEERFRLLVEGGKDYAIFMLDIEGNIISWNTGAERITGYTSAEILGRSFYCFYPPEDRAINKPEYLLHLAKVNSQIEDEGWRICKDGSQIWVDEIITALKDQNGQLRGFSKVVRNTTENRRSQQALQESEQRLQAILDNSTALIYVKDLQGRFITINSWFGIVFNIHREEIKGKTDYDLFPKEIADTYRANELKVIETKSPMDWEEVAPQSDGLHTYISIKFPLFDAVGKIYAVCGISTDISDRKRVEDALNSSLATNRALLNAIPDSMFRISFKGIFVNFKAVKNNRLPLPTQEFLGKSLYEVFPYQVANPMMDCVQLALTTKNMQILEYQLLLDDNLLDYEARIAVSAENEVMAIIRDITERKHVETDIRQALEKEKELGELKSRFVTMASHEFRTPLATILSSSELLEYYSHKWSDDKKLKHQQRIQSSVKHMTSLLDDVLLIGKAEAGKLEFQPRLLDIIQLSRDLVEEVQVTTQTHTINFCPQTQWDRLDGLIDEKLFRHIITNLLTNAVKYSPQGKEVDFNLECDRTRAIFSIQDGGIGISIEDQQQLFESFHRGRNVSNIPGTGLGLAIVKKSVDLHGGTITAESQLEVGTKFTVTLPLNQ
- a CDS encoding hemolysin family protein; its protein translation is MSSITLEVLLLLLLILANGIFSMSEMAIISSRKVRLQNMANQGNKKARVALDLAESPNKFLSTVQVGITLIGILAGAFGGATISEKLAENLNQIPWLAPYSQGLSFGIVVMVITYLSLIVGELVPKRLALNNPEVIAATVAMPMRAIAAFASPVVHLLSASTDLVLRIIGIGPSSEPQVTEEEIKVLIEQGTEAGMFEEAEQDMVERVFRLGDRPVSALMTPRPDIVWLDLEDTSEENRKKMMDSANSRFPVCQGGLDNVLGIMPVTDLLARSLSGEALDLTVSLRQPVFVPESTRGLKVLELFKQTGTHMALVVDEYGVIQGLVTLNDILVEIVGDVPSADELDDPQAVQREDGSWLLDGMLSVDEFFKIFAVQDFQGEHRGSYQTLGGFVITHLGRIPNAADHFEWDGMRFEVMDMDGNRVDKVLVVPAEKPSMQSSD
- a CDS encoding response regulator transcription factor, which codes for MKKILVIEDEPAVRANILELLEAEDFEAVGAENGFMGAMWAQEYLPDLIICDVMMPEVDGYEVLGALRQVPETAAIPFIFLTAMVDKADIRHGMDLGADDYLTKPFTRSELLGAITSRFNKQAVVMQQFQTERERAESLQKKVLELQQSVSSQGEILQQLQQEMRNTVPKITMAIGFLKSIQPGGQRDRCIQILQQSCQSEIALLNQPNLQKFLTPEDLILLRQLNLINPTPHSPTHS
- the hisG gene encoding ATP phosphoribosyltransferase, yielding MLTVALPKGSLLKDSIRLLQSVGLDFSAFLDSTNRQLQISDPTQTAKALLVRAQDVPVYVEYGQAQLGIVGYDVLQEKQPQVANLIDLQFGLCRLSVAVRQSSLYRSALELPPHGRVASKFVNCAKDYFDSLDLPVEIVPLYGSVELGPITGMSEAIVDLVSTGRTLQENGLIEIETLFISTARLIAHPLSYRLNTSNLHQLVEQMRARILAEV